Genomic DNA from Eleutherodactylus coqui strain aEleCoq1 chromosome 8, aEleCoq1.hap1, whole genome shotgun sequence:
AGCTGATATCTGTTatgtggtgactgcattattttgaGGTATAGTAGCCGTGTTCTAAATGGACGTACTTTGAGGGTCTGACctaatatgtaaagaaaaaatcCCTCTTTTGATTGGTGAAGATTTGTGAGTTATACAAAGGCCCTCTGAGCTtcagggctcattcccacgagcgCGGGTTCACCGCGTATTACGGAGTCAATGATATTACATTTGATCTTCATTAATCTATATTAGCGTATATACATTGCGTATAATATGTCTGTGGAAAaggtcgcggcatgctctatttaacCGCGTGTTCCGCCCTATTGTTCTTTATGGCTAGCAAATTcaacactgtccatacgcaatacattgggTATGTGCGGCGTGAggtacgctgtcatgtgcagcagGACGTCCAGCAGCCActatcgctgccatacgcagcggTAAACCGCAGCGATTTATGCATACGCCCGTATTTGGAATAGCAGCAGGATGAGTGTGTAGAGTTGAGTCATGGCTAGAAGCAGTCTTTATGGTGGTCTGGTCCCAGAGAGAAGGATGAAATGGATGTTAcaaatcagagaagacatcacctgtggtcactggaggtaacagcactgcaatcactatcactggaggtaacagcactgtaatcactatcactggaggtaacagcactgcaatcactatcactggaggtaacagcactgtaatcactatcactggaggtaacagcactgcaatcactatcactggaggtaacagcactgtaatcactatcactggaggtaacagcactgcaatcactatcactggaggtaacagcactgcaatcactatcactggaggcaactgcactgacatcactatcactggaggtaacaacactgtaatcactatcactgtgtatagCTGATAACTATTATGTGGTGCCCACTGTGTTCTAAAAGTTGCCATGACTTAACGTGGAAGGGGTTTATGTTAAAAAAGTCCTTCTTTTCAGTGCTGGGAAGTTGGGATCTATGCAAATACCGTGTGTAAAATAGGAGctgaactctgattggttgctatgggcgactTCTGGGCTTTTTCCATCACTACTGATAAAGATGTAGGAGTAGATGGATTGTCCGCTAATCGGGGATTATAGAGGATCATctataaagtaaacgggtggctGCTGGGCGCCCTGCTGCACTTCACACAGATTCAGAGCTCCCCCTGGCGGTGGACACGCGACACAAACCTGTAGCATTAAAAGGGAGAGATAACGAAATCGAGTCTTGAAACGCAATCCATACTGCGATTGGTTGCAAGGTACCACGTGACTGAAATAGCTGTCTCCCTCGGCGCCTGTTTAGtctatatcacattatttatgtgCATATGACTAAATGTCGGCAGCTTCAGCCCGGGAGAAAACCCGCATGAGGCATTAAAAATAAGAAGAAGTTGTATTGCAGTCACCAGTGGCTTGTAAGGTGCGGGAACTATCCAGGGGGGCAGTGCCGGGGTCCTGCGGCCGCCATATTCACTGTGACAGGGTCGGGGTGACCTGAGAGATGCCGAAATCCGTGGATAAAGATGTGTACCCCGAACGTCCGACGCAGACCCCGCTACAGAACCAGGAGGTTTCCAGGCTGGACCCGGTGCCCCTACTGGGCTACCTGTACAGCCAGGTGGTGGATAGACCGGTGACCGCCCTCCATGGTGAGAgagggcatgctgggacttgtagtgctccAACATGTCTTGTATCGCATCCCACTCTGCTTCCTGTCACTGAATAGGGCTGAGCACCCTATACAGACCCTATACTGCTCACAGCTTAGGCTTTGGAACAGTTGCATCCAGTAAGGaccgtttgttacaatgtatcaggtgTCTGCCCTCCGAGTGTTGCGTGGCGATAAGCGCCCATTGGTCCGTCACAATTAGGTTTGTTTTGCATGCACGTATAAAAACCCCCGcagcattttggtgcttattGTGCGCCATTCCTGGGGATGTGAGGTACGGGTGTGGAATGCGTCAGACGTGTGCGCCCGTGCGAGCGAGCCTGGTGGTCAGGGCTTTGGCGCTCACGAGGTGTCTGTTAGACCGGACACAGCTGTAAGGCCGCTCTCGTATGTGCGTTCAGATAAACGCCGCTCGAAACCGCAGCATTTTACTGTCATTTCGGGCGGCGTTCCTGAACGCACGGTGCAGCGCTTCTTAATGTGATCCACCATTGTGACGAGCCGTGTAGAAAACGCCGAAAAATGGAAGAGATGGCGCTGAAAAATCGCGTTGTTAGAGCGCAGGGCTGCGaggcaccattgaaatcaatggtggcgTTGTACCACGATTAGCACGGCGCTCGGGACGCCACACTGATCGAGATTAAAAAGTGGCCGGTGTGAGAGCGGTCTAAGCCTCCGTCACACGAGCGTGTATGCTTTTACATGCGCATGAGCGTAGCGTTTTGCGGAGTGAACAATCttttgttcgtttttttttttgcgttggcgttttgtgcagggaaaaaaagcGCCAAGTTAGATGGCGAATTTGTGTTCttcttcctgcacaattacgtAAGAAACCCCCAGCACACGCATTGTACGGAGCAAGATCGCCCCGCATCCCCCCCACACCCGGAGCTGCAGGACggaactgtacatcctgtagtgtaaggggttaacatataATGTCTTGAAGAGGGAGGAGGGGCGCGCctcgtatataaaaaaaaatcgtcCATCCTCTGGACTAATGGTTTGGTGCCCCCATGTTTTGGGGATTGTTATGCCTCCAGTTCGTCTTCCtccagtgttaaaggggttgtcccgcggcagcaagtggggttatacacttctgtatggccatattaatgcactttgtaatgtacatcgtgcattaattatgagccatacagaagttataaaaagttatccacttacctgctccgttgctggcgtccccgtctccatggtgccgtctaattttcagcgtctaatcgcccgattagacgcgcttgcgcagtccggtcttcttgttttctgaatggggccgctcgtgccggagagcggctccgtgtagctccgccccgtcacgtgccgattccagccaatcaggaggctggaatcggcaatggaccgcacagaagagctgcggtccaccgagggagaagatcccggcggccatcttcaccaggtaagtaagaagtcaccggagcgcggggattcgggtaagcgctgtgcggtttgcttttttaacccctgcatcggggttgtctcgtgccgaacggggggggggggggggggctgttggggaaaaaaaaaacccgtttcagcgcgggacaacccctttaaggcccatttactcgtccctgtgtgtgctcgctcccatgctgctgcacaggagcgagtaccgctggctcgctcacagagtggctgcaggaggtttcactcctcgctctgccccgctccaTTCAGTTTTAAAAGGCCGCTGTGTTAGTAAATGGAGAGGAGGAGTGAAATATCTTCcagccgccccgccccctgctggccgctctgtcagagagccagcgatactctgTGCAGCCGCTGGGGAGCGAGGACACGCAGGGACGAGTATCgcgcatcatttgcccgacattcatcccctGTGACCTGGCCCGTTCTGCATTATTACTAATTAGCATCCATTGACTCCTAATTATAAATCCTGTTAATGAAGCGTCCGCCCGCCGTCAGTGATCGCTGTATGGGGGTCTCTACATGACCGTATATCATGTATTACAGATTTGATGGATCATGTGCGAGGGACGAAGAGGCTGCACTACTACCACCGCGAGTTCAGCCGTGTCCCGGACCTCACCGCCTGCCTAGAGGAGGACCACGTGTGTCAGTACGAGGCCAACCAGCAGTGGAAGAGGGACTAGTAAGTAGTCACTGAGGTAGTCCCCCGCAGAGACGGCCACGTGCCAGACCAGCAGGAGTATACCAGGAGGCTGCATTCATATATTGGTAGCAGCCACGTAGTTTTGTGGGTAAGAGCAGGGTGAAGAGTAATGCATGGTTTGGGCTGATGTCTCCCGCTGGTCACATGACCGCGACGCTCCGTTTCACATCAGAACCAATGAAAAGGGGCGGGTCTGACTGCTTCCTGTTTTTCATAGCCGATATGGGAAAACCCATTGATCTGTCCCCACTATCGTAGACCTGCATCGCCTTAGCCGTCATTGACGTGAATGGGCCGGTAAGCATAGCGGCGGTTTCCAACAGCCTGTCAGTGTTGTGGATCCACAACGTGTGAATATAGACTCAGGATTACTAATTAAAGGGAtgggcacatttaaaggggttatccactcATTACATAGTGGCCTGTTGATCTCAATGAGCGGTATATAATATCACATTTTTAATGCGCAAATTGGTCAAAGCAGCATCAATAGGCGATTGCCAGGGATTCTAGCAGCCAGACCCATGGCCATTGGCTCGCTGTCTGTAGAGCTGTCACTAGAGGGGGCTGTGGTCCTTGTTGGACAAAGCTTTTAACACATTGACGCAGGAAGAGTGCTTGAAATCAAAGAATTGTtttggtcctcaaggggttaatggggcttTCCAGTGCAGTTTTCAAAAATGCTAAACCCCTCATTCACAGCCCTAGGTGGTAAtaaataagggcgcccacccactggcgtttgcgattttcgtgcgtgaaaaacgcagcgtttttccccgcgtttttgcggcttttccattaatttccattgactttcatgggtgcattaggagaaaaataaggacacatatgcaactgacagttcctatgttaaaaaacgcaacgcaaaaaaaaagccagtggacaggagtacattcaattctaattgctcttgagaaaaaacgcaaagaaaaaaaaatcgccagtgggtgggcgccctaactcctGACAGGCTCTACGGCCGCTCTGTTCGGCTCCTCATCTACCCAGCGATCGCCAGGTTGGCTTAGCTCAGTGGCTTCCACTTGTGTTCCTTCCCCCTGCACTCTCCTACAGTCCTCATTGTCCGCAGTGGCCGGATTGGACAAGGGGAAACATCCGATCCTTCTCCCTTGTGCCGCGGTGGCAGGAAGTCTTATGCTCTTCCATTCGGAGTACATCGCCAGAAGAAACGGGTGagaacagtcatgtgaccaggcGTCCGAACACTAGAGTCCGGTGTCTGTTTTCCTAAGCCAAAATTTGCGGATCCCACCAATCGCTAGAATGAAAGGAGTTGCAAATCTGTATCAAATCTCCCAGGACTGCACCAAATCCCACTGACTTCCCTTTCTGTCTTCCAGCATGGTAGATCAGGAGATCATGAAGATTTTGCGAGACAACGTTGCATCATGCAATAGAAGAGAAGGGGCGAACGCTGAGGAGA
This window encodes:
- the NDUFB10 gene encoding NADH dehydrogenase [ubiquinone] 1 beta subcomplex subunit 10; its protein translation is MPKSVDKDVYPERPTQTPLQNQEVSRLDPVPLLGYLYSQVVDRPVTALHDLMDHVRGTKRLHYYHREFSRVPDLTACLEEDHVCQYEANQQWKRDYMVDQEIMKILRDNVASCNRREGANAEENCAPVVAQYAEACKAYKSRYAELGYYSGARRCLMKQKARMMDERKKAAQEEAKLE